Genomic DNA from Ruminococcus sp. OA3:
TGATGCAGCCCTTTATCTGACCGATGAAATGGTGCAGAAGAAGCTGCGGGCGCTTCAGAGTTCTTTTGAGGCCAATAAGAAGCTGGCGAATACGCATGCCGGTCCTGCGGTCATAGAAGTCTTCGGAGAAGAGCCGTTTTCACCGGTAAGTAAGGAAAGCTGCTATACACTCACCGAGAAGCAGCAGAACCTGAAAGTGCGTTTTGATATGGAGTCGGCGCAGATTACAAACCGTTACATTATAGGTGAAGAACGCAGTTTTACTATCATTGCCTACCCGGTTCCTGAAATCGGCAAAGATTACGAGGAGATTTTCAGGGAGACAGTAAAGATCAATACGCTGGATTATAAGCAGTACCAGCGGATTCAGCAGACCCTGATCGATGCACTGGATGCAGGAAGCTTTGTGCATATCAGGGGAAGAAATGGGAACAGGACCAATCTTACTGTCCAGCTGTACCGGCTTGCCGATCCCGCAAAGCAGACCATTTTTGAGAATTGTGTAGCGGATGTAAATATACCGGTTGGAGAGGTATTCACATCTCCTGTGCTTGAGGGAACCAATGGCCTGCTTCACGTAACCCGTGTGTTCCTGAATGGACTGGAGTACAGGGATCTGTGGTTTGTATTTAAGGATGGCATGATTGAGGATTATGGCTGCGGAAATTTTGACAATGAAGAGGCCGGCAGGACACTGATCCGCGAGAATATACTGTATCAGCACAAAAGTCTGCCAATGGGAGAATTTGCGATCGGTACCAATACTACGGCATATGTTATGGCGGAGAAATACGGCATTGCGGATAAACTGCCGATATTGATCGCGGAGAAGATGGGACCGCATTTTGCTGTAGGTGATACGTGTTACAGCTGGTCAGAGGATACGCCGGTATATAATCCGGACGGCAAAGAGATCGCTGCCCGGGATAACGAAGTCTCCAGCAAACGGAAGGAGAATCCGGGGGATGCGTATTTCGGGTGTCACACAGACATCACAATACCGTACGAAGAACTGGAATTCATACACATAATGTCAGAAGGAAAGGCACCGGTTCCGGTAATTGAGAACGGGCGTTTTACCCTGCCGGGGACCACGGAACTGAACCTTCCGTTTTTAGCGGTTGACAACCATTAAACGGGTCTAGTAGAATATTAAATAAACAGCGTCTATGCAAAGGAAAAGGAGAACAAAATGGCTAGAGTAGGAATTGTAATGGGAAGTGACTCAGATATGCCGATCATGGCGAAAGCAGCAGATATGCTGGAGAAATTTGGGATTGATTATGAAATGACGATTATTTCTGCGCACAGAGAACCGGATGTGTTTTTTGAATATGCGAAAACTGCAGAAGAAAAAGGTTTTAAGGTGATCATCGCGGGGGCAGGTATGGCAGCTCATCTCCCGGGGATGTGTGCGGCTATTTTCCCGATGCCGGTTATCGGTATCCCGATGCATACGACCTCTCTCGGCGGAAGAGATTCTCTGTATTCGATCGTACAGATGCCGTCCGGGATTCCGGTGGCAACGGTAGCGATAGGCGGCGGAGCAAATGCCGGAATCCTTGCTGCAAAGATTCTTGGAACATCTGATCCGGAACTGCTTGCAAAAGTGAAAGCGTACTCTGCTGAACTGAAAGATCAGGTTGTGGCAAAAGATGCGAAACTGCAGGAAGTGGGATATAAGAATTACACCAAATAAAGTCTGACCAGACGGACATGTCTGCTGGCGCAGACCACAATAAATGAAAGTCGGTTGCTCCGCGCTGTGCGCTCCCGCAACTGCCGCCGGCATCTGTAATCCGGGCAGCAGCCCTGCTTACTCATACCGGCTTGCCCGGCCAATATCCATGACATTGCGTGTGCAGGCACACGTCGGCTATGGCTGTTGTCCGGGACTTTCACAGTAAATGAGAAAAGGACGGTAAACAAATGATGGATTATAAAAAAGCGGGTGTGGACATTGAAGCCGGATATAAATCTGTAGAGCTCATGAAAGAACATATAAAGAAAACGATGCGCCCGGAAG
This window encodes:
- a CDS encoding aminopeptidase; protein product: MSKMTEVTDLDEILIERWELAKDRIEQIPSESVVPVPYRNYFIKTAAVMQQIFGLLELKENGALKRMTMEALGEWNHVLYEDILPGNYDVSYANPDYAAASLGTEYGRELCALYSQMRGCIVLAFEERVYDITILCELFLEVYTAFSDEELPAAEAIRAIIYSFIRDYCDDMMDYRVREMVDPSLNFAAEIIMKSDLTDLRYLYLFGEYISENEKRTAEFLNTLPQQEIDQMARTFTEGYRIGFVNSGIDLSKKKTVNIRYCLGFERMVRAAILQFSEMGLKPVIYRSAVHLINKRQHLRIGYYGGIPNQQYEYDHRNDAALYLTDEMVQKKLRALQSSFEANKKLANTHAGPAVIEVFGEEPFSPVSKESCYTLTEKQQNLKVRFDMESAQITNRYIIGEERSFTIIAYPVPEIGKDYEEIFRETVKINTLDYKQYQRIQQTLIDALDAGSFVHIRGRNGNRTNLTVQLYRLADPAKQTIFENCVADVNIPVGEVFTSPVLEGTNGLLHVTRVFLNGLEYRDLWFVFKDGMIEDYGCGNFDNEEAGRTLIRENILYQHKSLPMGEFAIGTNTTAYVMAEKYGIADKLPILIAEKMGPHFAVGDTCYSWSEDTPVYNPDGKEIAARDNEVSSKRKENPGDAYFGCHTDITIPYEELEFIHIMSEGKAPVPVIENGRFTLPGTTELNLPFLAVDNH
- the purE gene encoding 5-(carboxyamino)imidazole ribonucleotide mutase, with translation MARVGIVMGSDSDMPIMAKAADMLEKFGIDYEMTIISAHREPDVFFEYAKTAEEKGFKVIIAGAGMAAHLPGMCAAIFPMPVIGIPMHTTSLGGRDSLYSIVQMPSGIPVATVAIGGGANAGILAAKILGTSDPELLAKVKAYSAELKDQVVAKDAKLQEVGYKNYTK